A single window of Micrococcaceae bacterium Sec5.1 DNA harbors:
- the rplT gene encoding 50S ribosomal protein L20 yields the protein MARVKRAVNAHKKRRVILERAKGYRGQRSRLYRKAKEQLLHSFVYSYGDRRKKKGDFRRLWIQRINAASRANGLTYNRLIQGLKAAEVEVDRRMLAELAVSDANAFAALVNIAKAALPADTSAPAAKAEVAAPKAAKVAPAAATATAVKASVSEKPAIDGAIAAVEGEGAPEGHAIKGNAESKKYHVPGSTWYENTAAEYWFSTVEAAKAAGFEPAGGEARQQIKN from the coding sequence GTGGCACGTGTGAAGCGGGCGGTAAACGCCCACAAGAAGCGCCGGGTTATCCTCGAACGCGCCAAGGGTTACCGCGGTCAGCGTTCGCGCCTGTACCGCAAGGCCAAAGAGCAGCTGCTGCACTCGTTTGTGTACAGCTACGGCGACCGCCGCAAGAAGAAGGGCGACTTCCGTCGCCTCTGGATCCAGCGCATCAACGCTGCATCCCGCGCCAACGGCCTCACCTACAACCGCCTGATCCAGGGCCTGAAGGCTGCTGAGGTTGAGGTTGACCGCCGCATGCTGGCCGAACTGGCTGTTTCGGACGCCAACGCATTCGCCGCACTGGTGAACATTGCCAAGGCTGCCCTCCCGGCCGACACGTCTGCTCCGGCTGCCAAGGCCGAGGTTGCCGCACCGAAGGCTGCCAAGGTTGCTCCGGCTGCTGCTACCGCAACGGCTGTCAAGGCTTCTGTCTCCGAGAAGCCGGCCATCGATGGCGCTATTGCTGCCGTTGAGGGCGAAGGTGCTCCTGAAGGCCACGCCATCAAGGGCAACGCCGAGTCCAAGAAGTACCACGTACCGGGTTCCACTTGGTACGAGAACACTGCTGCTGAATACTGGTTCTCCACGGTAGAGGCTGCAAAGGCTGCTGGCTTCGAGCCGGCCGGCGGCGAAGCCCGCCAGCAGATCAAGAACTAG
- a CDS encoding cation diffusion facilitator family transporter, whose protein sequence is MAASGGTKAIVAALAANLTIAVLKFVAFVLTLSSSMLAEAIHSVADSGNQILLLVGGKRAQRAASPEHPFGYGRERYIYAFIVSIVLFSVGGLFALYEAWEKFQHPHGIEGDFWWVPLAVLVGAIVAESFSFRTAIVESNHIRGKQTWAKFIRNAKQPELPVILLEDFGALLGLAFALFGVSMTLVTGDGVWDAFGTAMIGLLLVAIAVILAVETKSLLLGESATKDDVARITEALQADGTRIIHLKTMHLGPEELLVAAKITMGAADTGQAIARVIDDAEQRIRAAVPIARVIYLEPDVERVQA, encoded by the coding sequence GTGGCTGCAAGTGGCGGTACCAAAGCGATCGTGGCGGCCCTCGCCGCGAACCTGACCATCGCTGTCCTGAAGTTCGTTGCATTCGTCCTGACACTGTCATCATCCATGCTCGCCGAGGCCATCCACTCGGTGGCCGACTCCGGCAACCAGATCCTTCTCCTGGTAGGAGGCAAGCGCGCACAGCGTGCCGCAAGCCCCGAGCACCCCTTCGGCTACGGACGCGAGCGGTACATCTACGCGTTCATCGTCTCCATCGTCTTGTTCAGCGTGGGTGGCCTCTTTGCCCTGTACGAAGCGTGGGAGAAGTTTCAGCACCCGCATGGCATCGAAGGCGACTTCTGGTGGGTGCCGTTGGCCGTCCTGGTTGGTGCCATCGTTGCCGAGTCGTTCTCCTTCCGAACCGCCATTGTGGAATCGAACCATATCCGTGGCAAGCAGACGTGGGCCAAGTTCATCCGCAACGCCAAGCAGCCCGAGCTGCCGGTCATCCTTCTGGAAGACTTTGGCGCCTTGCTGGGCTTGGCGTTCGCGCTCTTCGGCGTCAGTATGACCCTCGTCACCGGCGATGGCGTCTGGGACGCCTTCGGTACGGCCATGATCGGCCTGCTGCTGGTCGCCATTGCTGTCATCCTTGCGGTCGAGACCAAATCGCTTCTGTTGGGTGAGTCGGCTACCAAAGACGACGTCGCACGAATCACCGAGGCCCTGCAGGCGGATGGCACCAGGATCATCCATCTCAAGACGATGCACCTGGGGCCGGAAGAACTGCTGGTTGCTGCCAAGATCACCATGGGTGCCGCCGATACCGGTCAGGCAATTGCCCGGGTGATTGACGACGCCGAGCAACGGATCCGGGCGGCCGTTCCGATTGCGCGGGTCATCTACCTTGAACCGGATGTTGAGCGCGTCCAGGCGTAG
- a CDS encoding MFS transporter: protein MTITVSPPAVAKAARRHLGLAILALAMGGFAIGTTEFAMMGLLKEIEEGLGISTPEAGNLISAYALGVVIGAPIFAAFGAKLPRKHLALGLMLFLSIANLTSFIAPDYGFMLLSRFGSGLPHGAFFGVAAVIAAGLVAPTKRGWAISMVMAGLTVSNVIGVPLATWVGQTFGWRLLFIIVGAIGLLTVFMVWKFVPFEAAHPEASIRRELGALKRLQVWLALLIGIIGFGGFFAVYTYIAHTMTGVAGIPESLIPAVVALYGLGMVAGNMIGGRIADKSVMGTIYWVMPGIAAALVVYAVAAHWAWSAFIMAFVVGGIGSMLTPALQTRLLDAAPGAASLASSLNHSALNIANALGAFLGGTVIAWGWGYVAPALVGAVLAILGLGVAIISGLLERRKPLATS from the coding sequence ATGACTATCACTGTGTCCCCACCGGCCGTCGCCAAAGCAGCAAGGCGCCACCTAGGCTTGGCCATCCTGGCGCTGGCCATGGGAGGGTTCGCCATCGGCACCACCGAGTTCGCCATGATGGGTCTTCTCAAGGAAATTGAGGAAGGACTGGGCATCAGCACTCCCGAGGCTGGCAACCTCATCTCCGCCTATGCCTTGGGCGTTGTCATTGGAGCGCCCATCTTCGCTGCCTTCGGAGCCAAACTTCCCAGGAAGCACCTGGCACTGGGGCTGATGCTGTTCCTTTCCATCGCCAACCTGACCTCTTTCATTGCTCCCGACTACGGTTTCATGCTGCTTTCGCGTTTCGGGTCCGGTCTGCCCCACGGCGCGTTCTTCGGTGTGGCTGCTGTCATCGCTGCGGGCTTGGTGGCACCCACCAAACGGGGCTGGGCCATCTCCATGGTGATGGCAGGCCTCACCGTCTCCAACGTCATCGGGGTGCCTCTGGCTACCTGGGTGGGGCAGACCTTCGGCTGGCGGCTTCTCTTCATCATCGTTGGGGCCATTGGCTTGCTTACTGTGTTCATGGTGTGGAAATTCGTCCCCTTCGAAGCAGCGCACCCCGAGGCGAGTATTCGACGCGAACTCGGCGCCCTCAAGCGGCTTCAGGTATGGCTTGCTTTGCTGATCGGCATCATAGGCTTTGGTGGGTTCTTCGCCGTCTACACCTACATCGCGCACACCATGACGGGCGTGGCAGGCATACCAGAAAGCCTCATTCCGGCAGTGGTGGCGTTATACGGGCTGGGGATGGTTGCGGGGAACATGATTGGCGGCCGCATTGCGGATAAGTCCGTCATGGGCACCATCTATTGGGTCATGCCGGGCATCGCCGCAGCATTGGTCGTTTACGCAGTCGCAGCGCACTGGGCTTGGTCCGCATTCATCATGGCCTTCGTCGTTGGCGGCATAGGCTCCATGCTCACGCCAGCGTTGCAGACCCGTCTCCTGGATGCCGCCCCGGGCGCTGCCTCGCTCGCTTCATCGCTGAACCACTCCGCCCTGAACATTGCCAACGCTCTGGGCGCCTTCCTCGGCGGGACCGTGATCGCTTGGGGCTGGGGCTACGTGGCTCCGGCCCTCGTGGGTGCGGTCCTCGCCATCCTCGGTCTGGGAGTTGCCATCATCAGCGGGCTGCTGGAACGCAGGAAGCCGCTGGCTACCTCATAA
- a CDS encoding RNA methyltransferase: MNQTGRPQDFPMTNPRADRVRDVAKLAGRPARLKRGRFLAEGPQAVREALTLHRERTAAGGAAVVHEVFASEACLERLPELADLAVGTQLRLASDEVLAAMADTVNPQGIVAVCSFVDVSLESVLDAGPRLIAVMCQVRDPGNAGTVLRAADAAGADAVILTGSSVDIYNPKAVRSTAGSLFHLPVVLGADVEDLVARCRAQGIGVLAADGYGTVNLDQLQDENAARRLGNDSVASDYALEAPTAWLFGNEAQGLSDAELALADHRVAVPVYGAAESLNLGTAATVCLYASARSQQGARVGNAEIA; encoded by the coding sequence ATGAACCAAACCGGGCGCCCGCAAGACTTTCCGATGACCAACCCCCGAGCAGATCGGGTGAGGGACGTCGCCAAGCTTGCCGGGCGCCCGGCCCGTTTAAAGCGCGGCCGTTTCCTGGCTGAGGGTCCACAGGCGGTTCGCGAGGCTTTGACGCTTCACCGGGAGCGCACAGCGGCTGGCGGTGCCGCCGTCGTGCATGAAGTCTTTGCGAGCGAAGCATGCCTTGAGCGGCTCCCGGAACTCGCGGACCTTGCAGTAGGAACACAGCTTCGGCTGGCCAGCGACGAAGTCCTTGCAGCCATGGCGGACACCGTCAACCCGCAGGGCATTGTTGCCGTATGTAGTTTTGTGGATGTCAGCCTCGAATCAGTGCTCGACGCCGGTCCTCGCCTTATTGCGGTGATGTGCCAGGTACGGGACCCCGGCAACGCGGGCACTGTCTTACGTGCGGCCGACGCTGCAGGTGCCGACGCTGTGATCCTGACGGGCTCCAGCGTGGACATCTACAACCCCAAGGCGGTACGGTCCACGGCCGGTTCGTTGTTCCACCTGCCTGTGGTCCTGGGGGCTGATGTTGAAGATCTCGTCGCGCGCTGCCGGGCACAGGGGATAGGAGTCCTGGCTGCCGACGGCTATGGGACAGTAAACCTGGACCAGCTCCAGGACGAGAATGCTGCCCGGAGGCTCGGAAATGACTCCGTTGCCTCGGATTATGCCCTTGAGGCACCCACAGCCTGGTTGTTCGGGAACGAAGCGCAAGGGCTCTCCGATGCTGAACTGGCACTCGCGGATCACCGCGTAGCCGTTCCTGTTTATGGCGCTGCCGAGAGCTTGAATCTGGGTACAGCGGCCACCGTTTGCCTCTATGCAAGCGCCCGTTCGCAGCAGGGCGCCCGGGTCGGGAATGCAGAAATAGCCTGA